In the Devosia sp. SL43 genome, one interval contains:
- the adh gene encoding aldehyde dehydrogenase encodes MNKPEFVGQRTKSPYKAKYGNYIGGEWVDAVDGETFENTSPVTGQVICEVARSKAADVEKALDAAHKAAPAWGKTSVAQRAVMLNRIADRMEEHLDEIALAETWDNGKPIRETTAADIPLAIDHFRYFAGAIRAQEGGISEIDNDTVAYHFHEPLGVVGQIIPWNFPILMAVWKLAPALAAGNAVVLKPAEQTPASILYLMELIEDILPPGVLNIVNGFGLEAGKPLASSNRIAKIAFTGETTTGRLIMQYASQNLIPVTLELGGKSPNIFFADVLAEDDDFFDKALEGFAMFALNQGEVCTCPSRALIQESVYDRFMERAIKRVEAIKQGSPFEMSTMIGAQASSEQLEKILSYLDIGKQEGAKVLTGGERNNLEGELAGGYYVKPTVFAGNNKMRIFQEEIFGPVVSVTTFKDDAEALEIANDTLYGLGAGVWTRDANRAYRFGRGIQAGRVWTNCYHAYPAHAAFGGYKQSGIGRENHRMMLDHYQQTKNMLVSYSPKKLGFF; translated from the coding sequence ATGAACAAACCGGAATTCGTCGGCCAACGGACCAAGTCTCCGTACAAGGCCAAGTATGGCAATTACATCGGGGGTGAGTGGGTCGACGCCGTCGATGGCGAGACCTTCGAAAACACCTCGCCTGTGACCGGCCAGGTCATTTGCGAGGTCGCCCGCTCCAAAGCGGCCGATGTGGAAAAAGCGCTCGACGCGGCGCACAAGGCCGCGCCGGCCTGGGGCAAGACCTCGGTCGCCCAGCGCGCCGTGATGCTCAACCGCATCGCCGATCGCATGGAAGAGCATCTCGACGAAATCGCCCTGGCCGAAACCTGGGACAACGGCAAGCCGATCCGCGAGACGACCGCTGCCGATATTCCACTCGCCATCGACCATTTCCGTTATTTCGCCGGCGCCATCCGCGCCCAGGAAGGCGGCATTTCCGAGATCGACAACGACACTGTGGCCTACCACTTCCACGAGCCGCTCGGCGTTGTCGGCCAGATCATCCCGTGGAACTTCCCCATCCTGATGGCTGTCTGGAAGCTGGCCCCGGCGCTTGCTGCCGGCAATGCCGTCGTGCTCAAGCCAGCGGAACAGACCCCCGCTTCGATCCTCTACCTGATGGAACTGATCGAAGACATTCTGCCGCCTGGCGTGCTCAACATCGTCAATGGTTTCGGCCTCGAAGCCGGCAAGCCGCTGGCTTCGTCCAACCGCATCGCCAAGATCGCCTTCACAGGCGAAACCACAACCGGCCGGCTGATCATGCAATATGCCAGCCAGAACCTCATCCCGGTCACCCTCGAACTCGGCGGCAAGTCGCCCAACATCTTCTTTGCCGACGTGCTGGCCGAAGATGACGACTTCTTCGACAAGGCGCTGGAAGGCTTTGCCATGTTCGCCCTCAACCAGGGCGAGGTCTGCACGTGCCCCAGCCGTGCGCTGATCCAGGAGAGCGTCTATGACCGCTTCATGGAACGGGCCATCAAACGCGTCGAGGCCATCAAGCAGGGTTCACCTTTTGAGATGAGCACCATGATCGGGGCGCAGGCATCCTCGGAGCAGCTCGAGAAGATTCTCAGCTACCTCGATATCGGCAAGCAGGAAGGCGCCAAGGTTCTGACCGGCGGCGAGCGCAACAATCTCGAAGGCGAACTGGCCGGTGGCTATTACGTCAAACCGACCGTCTTTGCCGGCAACAACAAGATGCGCATCTTCCAGGAGGAGATCTTCGGGCCGGTTGTATCGGTCACCACCTTCAAGGACGATGCCGAAGCGCTCGAGATTGCCAATGACACGCTCTATGGCCTGGGCGCCGGGGTGTGGACGCGCGACGCCAACCGGGCCTACCGTTTCGGCCGGGGCATCCAGGCCGGCCGCGTCTGGACCAATTGCTATCACGCCTATCCGGCTCATGCGGCCTTCGGCGGCTACAAGCAATCCGGCATTGGTCGCGAAAACCACCGCATGATGCTCGATCATTACCAGCAGACCAAGAACATGCTGGTGTCCTACTCCCCCAAGAAGCTGGGCTTCTTCTAG
- a CDS encoding GFA family protein, which yields MTVATTELRCNCGQVRIAAEGKPFIAAECYCNSCRAAAQRMAALPGAPAVTNAMGGTPYVLYRKDRLRFVAGQDKLRAFRLKPDAPTRRAIATCCNTPVFAEFQSGHWLSLYSGLWPDGAAPAPEVRTQTGHLSVEQRPDNSVPAGAWSTARFYGRLLRVWIAMGFRVPKVDVPGPELTI from the coding sequence GTGACGGTGGCGACAACGGAATTGCGCTGCAACTGCGGGCAGGTGCGTATCGCAGCGGAGGGAAAGCCGTTCATTGCGGCGGAGTGCTACTGCAACAGCTGTCGGGCTGCGGCGCAGCGGATGGCGGCTCTGCCAGGGGCGCCTGCGGTGACCAATGCGATGGGTGGCACGCCCTATGTGCTGTATCGCAAGGACCGGCTGCGCTTCGTGGCCGGTCAGGACAAGCTGCGGGCGTTTCGCCTCAAGCCTGACGCGCCGACGCGTCGGGCGATCGCGACCTGCTGCAATACGCCGGTGTTTGCGGAGTTCCAGTCCGGCCATTGGCTGAGCCTCTACTCCGGACTGTGGCCCGACGGAGCGGCGCCTGCGCCGGAGGTCCGCACGCAGACGGGACACCTGTCGGTGGAGCAGCGGCCTGATAACAGCGTGCCCGCGGGCGCTTGGTCGACTGCGCGATTCTATGGGCGATTGCTGCGGGTCTGGATCGCCATGGGCTTTAGAGTGCCCAAGGTCGATGTGCCTGGGCCGGAGCTGACGATCTAG
- the uvrB gene encoding excinuclease ABC subunit UvrB yields MKNKRALDRADQALAAAAAQAEADAAKALADAAKKKTALEKRRSTKSNNDTATGMSAKTNKTKINSVDRIDFGFGETEQAGFNHKPSAREISRAAAADPETMGKLRDALASARSKSGSSKTVEDATTVGVTATVKALEQIILHGRKEVEGSSPWVPHKASNLLEKRGPARPFRMQTDYKPAGDQPTAIAELIEGINNGESDQVLLGVTGSGKTFTAAQVIAGTNRPALILAPNKTLAAQLYGEFKSFFPDNAVEYFVSYYDYYQPEAYVPRTDTYIEKESTINEQIDRMRHSATRAILERDDVIIVASVSCIYGIGSVEDYTAMTIDVQKGQKIDQRELLAKLVALQYKRGDTGFVRGTFRVRGDTVEIFPAHYEAAAWRVSLFGNEIESITEFDPLTGKKSADLTFIRVFANSHHVTPRTTMNQAIKLIRAELAARLQELNGAGRFLEAQRLEQRTLFDLEMMEATGSCAGIENYSRYFSGRRPGEPPPTLFEYLPDNALVFVDESHVTIGQLGAMYRGDLRRKATLAEYGFRLPSCMDNRPLRFEEWNAMRPQSVYVSATPGSWEMDQTGGVFAEQVIRPTGLIDPPVEIRPAKAQVDDVVDEIRQTNKKGYRTLLTVLTKKMAEDLTEYLHEQGIRVRYMHSDVDTIERIEIIRDLRLGAFDVLVGINLLREGLDIPECGLVAILDADKEGFLRSETSLIQTIGRAARNVDGKVVLYADRITGSMERAMAETNRRREKQTAYNEANGITPQSVRSNIHDIVDSVYEQDHVTISIGKGKDGKEQVQVGANLAAVIKDMEAQMREAATNLEFEKAARLRDEVKRLREMELDTLSGEVS; encoded by the coding sequence ATGAAGAACAAGCGCGCCCTCGACCGTGCCGACCAGGCTCTCGCCGCCGCTGCCGCCCAGGCCGAAGCCGATGCCGCCAAGGCGCTGGCTGATGCCGCCAAGAAGAAGACCGCGCTCGAAAAGCGCCGCTCGACCAAATCCAACAACGACACCGCCACCGGCATGTCGGCCAAGACCAACAAAACCAAGATCAACTCCGTCGACCGCATCGATTTCGGCTTCGGCGAAACCGAACAGGCCGGCTTCAACCACAAGCCGTCCGCCCGCGAGATCTCCCGCGCCGCTGCGGCCGATCCCGAAACCATGGGCAAGCTGCGCGACGCCCTCGCCAGCGCCCGCTCCAAATCCGGCTCATCCAAAACCGTCGAGGATGCCACCACCGTCGGCGTCACCGCCACGGTGAAAGCCCTCGAACAGATCATCCTGCATGGCCGCAAGGAGGTGGAAGGCTCCTCCCCCTGGGTGCCGCACAAGGCATCGAACCTGCTCGAAAAGCGCGGCCCCGCCCGCCCCTTCCGCATGCAGACCGACTACAAGCCCGCCGGCGACCAGCCCACCGCCATCGCCGAGCTCATCGAGGGCATCAACAACGGCGAAAGCGACCAGGTCCTGCTCGGTGTCACCGGCTCGGGCAAGACCTTCACCGCCGCGCAGGTGATCGCGGGCACCAACCGCCCGGCCCTCATCCTCGCCCCCAACAAAACCCTCGCCGCCCAGCTCTATGGCGAGTTCAAGTCCTTCTTCCCCGACAACGCGGTCGAATACTTCGTCTCCTACTACGACTACTACCAGCCCGAGGCCTACGTCCCGCGCACCGATACCTATATCGAGAAGGAATCCACCATCAACGAGCAGATCGACCGCATGCGCCACTCGGCGACGCGGGCGATCCTCGAGCGCGACGACGTCATCATCGTCGCCTCCGTCTCCTGCATCTACGGCATCGGCTCGGTGGAAGACTACACCGCCATGACCATCGACGTGCAGAAGGGCCAGAAGATCGACCAGCGCGAGCTGCTCGCCAAGCTGGTGGCCCTGCAATACAAGCGCGGCGACACCGGCTTCGTCCGCGGCACTTTTCGCGTACGCGGCGATACCGTCGAAATCTTCCCCGCCCACTACGAAGCCGCCGCCTGGCGCGTCTCCCTCTTCGGCAACGAGATCGAATCCATAACCGAATTCGATCCTCTCACCGGCAAGAAATCCGCCGACCTCACCTTCATCCGCGTCTTCGCCAATTCCCACCACGTGACGCCGCGCACCACGATGAACCAGGCCATCAAGCTGATCCGCGCCGAGCTCGCCGCCCGCCTGCAGGAGCTCAATGGCGCCGGCCGCTTCCTCGAAGCCCAGCGCCTCGAACAGCGCACGCTGTTCGATCTCGAAATGATGGAAGCCACCGGCTCCTGCGCCGGCATCGAGAACTATTCCCGCTACTTCTCCGGCCGCCGCCCCGGCGAGCCGCCGCCGACTCTGTTCGAATACCTGCCCGACAATGCCCTGGTCTTCGTCGACGAAAGCCACGTCACCATCGGCCAGCTCGGCGCCATGTATCGCGGCGACCTGCGCCGCAAGGCGACCCTGGCGGAATACGGCTTCCGCCTCCCCTCCTGCATGGACAACCGCCCCCTCCGCTTCGAGGAGTGGAACGCCATGCGCCCGCAATCGGTCTACGTGTCCGCCACCCCCGGCTCCTGGGAAATGGACCAGACCGGCGGCGTCTTCGCCGAACAGGTCATCCGCCCCACCGGGCTGATCGATCCCCCGGTGGAAATCCGCCCCGCCAAGGCCCAGGTTGATGACGTGGTCGACGAAATCCGCCAGACCAACAAAAAGGGCTACCGCACCCTCCTCACCGTCCTCACCAAGAAAATGGCCGAGGACCTCACCGAATACCTGCACGAACAGGGCATCCGCGTCCGCTACATGCACTCCGACGTCGACACCATCGAGCGCATCGAAATCATCCGCGACCTGCGCCTGGGCGCCTTCGACGTCCTCGTCGGCATCAACCTGCTGCGCGAAGGCCTCGACATCCCCGAATGCGGCCTCGTCGCCATCCTCGACGCCGACAAGGAAGGCTTCCTGCGCTCGGAGACATCGCTGATCCAGACCATCGGCCGCGCCGCCCGCAACGTCGACGGCAAGGTCGTCCTCTATGCCGATCGCATCACCGGCTCCATGGAACGCGCCATGGCCGAAACCAACCGCCGCCGCGAAAAGCAGACGGCCTACAATGAAGCCAACGGCATCACCCCCCAATCCGTCCGCTCCAACATCCACGACATCGTGGATAGTGTGTACGAACAGGACCACGTCACGATCAGTATTGGTAAGGGCAAGGACGGCAAGGAACAGGTCCAGGTCGGCGCGAATTTGGCCGCCGTCATCAAGGACATGGAGGCCCAGATGCGCGAAGCGGCGACGAACCTCGAGTTCGAGAAGGCCGCGAGGTTGCGCGACGAGGTCAAGCGGCTGCGGGAGATGGAACTCGATACCCTATCGGGGGAGGTCTCGTAG
- a CDS encoding SDR family NAD(P)-dependent oxidoreductase — translation MLLENKIAIIHGAGGQLGGATARQFARDGARLFLAGRTLSKVQAVADEINVAGGNAEAAEVDALDEAQARAHADAVVTKAGRIDITFNAISIRGDLQGTRLIDMPTEDVLTPILTGARTHLLTALAAARHMVKQRSGVILTLSSTGAHLSGRDQMKHSTGGFGVACSTIEALSRTLAAELGPHGIRVVCLRSEAITELWPMDSEHAEMFRDFKTYMTAGTILGRTTSLAELANGAALAASDRSSAISGAILNLTCGSVMDGD, via the coding sequence ATGCTGCTCGAAAACAAAATTGCCATCATTCATGGTGCCGGCGGCCAGTTGGGCGGCGCCACTGCCCGCCAGTTTGCCCGTGATGGCGCCCGGCTGTTTCTTGCTGGCCGAACCTTGTCCAAGGTCCAGGCCGTTGCCGACGAAATCAACGTTGCCGGAGGCAACGCCGAGGCGGCCGAGGTCGACGCCCTCGACGAAGCCCAGGCCCGCGCCCATGCCGACGCCGTGGTGACCAAGGCCGGTCGTATCGACATCACCTTCAATGCCATATCCATTCGCGGCGACCTGCAGGGCACCCGGTTGATCGATATGCCGACCGAGGATGTCCTCACACCGATCCTGACCGGCGCCCGCACGCATCTGCTGACGGCCCTTGCCGCTGCCCGTCACATGGTCAAGCAGCGCTCGGGCGTCATTCTGACCCTGTCGTCAACCGGCGCGCATCTGTCGGGCCGCGATCAGATGAAGCACTCCACCGGCGGCTTCGGCGTCGCCTGCTCCACCATCGAGGCCCTGTCGCGCACACTCGCCGCCGAACTCGGCCCACATGGCATCCGCGTCGTCTGCCTGCGCTCCGAAGCCATTACCGAGCTCTGGCCCATGGATTCCGAACACGCCGAAATGTTCAGGGACTTCAAGACCTACATGACCGCAGGCACCATACTGGGCCGCACCACCAGCCTGGCGGAACTGGCCAATGGCGCAGCCCTCGCCGCCTCCGATCGATCAAGCGCCATATCCGGCGCCATCCTCAACCTGACCTGCGGCTCGGTCATGGACGGTGACTAG
- a CDS encoding SH3 domain-containing protein yields the protein MTIKTIVLASASAAIVLLSTAAAFAQPGVATGAVNVRTGPGTGYAKVGALSAGEYVDVKQCQGSWCFVDRNSGTDGWVSANYLQPANAQPQPQPPANDDIPFNFGVTVGPGGPSISFGIGNGPLPAPIPVAAEVCFFKGNNFSGAQYCVSPGDSDPSLPGGWDNSISSITVDGGAQVTVCKNTWYGGSCTTISNDKSSLGSYNNAISSFQAF from the coding sequence ATGACCATCAAGACCATCGTTCTTGCTTCCGCAAGCGCCGCCATCGTCCTTCTGTCCACCGCCGCCGCCTTCGCCCAGCCGGGCGTGGCCACCGGTGCCGTCAACGTCCGTACCGGTCCCGGCACGGGTTATGCCAAGGTTGGCGCACTCAGCGCCGGCGAATATGTCGACGTCAAACAGTGTCAGGGTTCCTGGTGCTTCGTCGATCGCAATTCGGGCACCGACGGTTGGGTTTCCGCCAACTATCTGCAGCCCGCCAACGCCCAGCCGCAGCCACAGCCCCCAGCCAACGACGACATCCCGTTCAACTTCGGCGTCACCGTCGGACCTGGCGGCCCATCCATCTCCTTCGGCATCGGCAACGGCCCGCTGCCGGCCCCTATCCCGGTTGCTGCCGAAGTCTGCTTCTTCAAGGGCAACAACTTCTCTGGCGCCCAGTATTGCGTGTCGCCCGGCGACAGCGATCCGAGCCTGCCCGGCGGTTGGGATAACTCGATCTCCTCGATCACCGTCGATGGCGGCGCTCAGGTCACCGTCTGCAAGAACACCTGGTATGGCGGGTCCTGCACCACGATCTCGAACGACAAGTCCTCGCTCGGTTCGTACAACAACGCCATCTCGAGCTTCCAGGCTTTCTGA
- a CDS encoding SRPBCC family protein — protein MPARTSARIADDELLITRTFDAPLGVVWRMWASREHMIRWWGPEGFTVTDLDLDFRVGGAWRIGMTSAMFPKSWSSGRFTAIEPERRLAFSFAWEQGSGEDLATKTVEVTFEERDGRTTQHFHQAPFQTVESRDSHVGGWNSLFNKEAIYAAALAKGIQLDQLT, from the coding sequence ATGCCAGCAAGAACTAGCGCCAGGATCGCCGATGATGAACTGCTGATCACCAGAACCTTCGATGCTCCGCTCGGCGTAGTCTGGCGCATGTGGGCGAGCCGCGAGCACATGATCCGCTGGTGGGGTCCCGAAGGCTTCACCGTCACCGATCTGGATCTGGATTTTCGCGTGGGCGGCGCCTGGCGCATCGGCATGACCTCCGCCATGTTCCCCAAAAGCTGGTCCAGCGGCCGCTTCACCGCCATCGAGCCCGAGCGGCGCCTCGCCTTCTCGTTCGCCTGGGAACAGGGCTCCGGCGAGGACCTGGCGACCAAGACAGTCGAGGTCACCTTCGAAGAGCGTGACGGCCGTACCACGCAGCATTTTCACCAGGCTCCCTTCCAGACCGTCGAATCCCGCGACAGTCATGTCGGCGGCTGGAATTCCCTGTTCAACAAGGAAGCGATTTATGCCGCGGCCTTGGCCAAAGGAATTCAACTCGACCAGTTGACCTGA
- a CDS encoding DoxX family protein: protein MKLAGWILSALIGLFLAIASAAPKFMGIAAATDAMAVVGWPIKYLALIGCIEVGCVVLFLIPRTALLGAVLTTGLLGGSLAANLRVDNPLFSHTLFSIYLGVAVWVALWLREEKVRAVFPFVRGARS, encoded by the coding sequence ATGAAGCTTGCAGGTTGGATACTCAGTGCGCTGATCGGGCTGTTCCTGGCCATTGCTTCGGCGGCGCCGAAGTTCATGGGGATTGCGGCGGCGACCGATGCGATGGCGGTGGTGGGCTGGCCGATCAAGTATCTGGCGCTGATTGGCTGTATCGAGGTGGGCTGTGTGGTGCTGTTTCTCATTCCGCGCACGGCGCTGCTTGGGGCGGTGCTGACCACGGGGCTCTTGGGTGGGTCGCTGGCGGCGAACCTGCGGGTGGATAACCCGCTGTTCAGCCATACGCTGTTCTCGATCTATCTCGGCGTGGCCGTGTGGGTGGCGCTGTGGTTGCGCGAGGAGAAGGTGCGGGCGGTGTTTCCGTTCGTGCGGGGAGCGCGGTCGTGA
- a CDS encoding ArsR/SmtB family transcription factor, whose protein sequence is MQDVLSTTLSALADPTRRALLARLAEGEASVNELAAPFDMSLQAVSRHLKVLEGAGLITRGQRAQFRPCKLDTAPLRDLDGWLSSYRAFWEGGFDKMEAYLAELTEGDGNASKN, encoded by the coding sequence ATGCAGGACGTGCTCTCGACGACCCTGTCGGCCCTGGCAGACCCAACGCGCCGAGCGCTCCTTGCGCGGCTCGCCGAGGGCGAGGCCTCCGTCAACGAACTCGCCGCGCCATTCGATATGTCGCTCCAGGCGGTCTCTCGGCACCTTAAGGTTCTCGAGGGTGCCGGGCTGATTACCCGCGGCCAGCGGGCGCAGTTCCGGCCCTGCAAACTCGATACAGCGCCGCTTAGGGACCTCGATGGCTGGCTGTCCAGCTATCGCGCCTTCTGGGAAGGCGGCTTCGACAAGATGGAAGCGTACCTGGCTGAACTGACCGAGGGAGATGGCAATGCCAGCAAGAACTAG
- a CDS encoding DUF779 domain-containing protein gives MTDYIERVTATPAALDLLAQIEKRHGKVMFHQSGGCCDGSSPMCYPVGEFQIGDRDIKMGVIGGAPFYMSPSQFEYWQHTQLIIDAIPGRGGMFSLDNGTERRFLTRSRVFTDEEHARRMPIGVSSDGLPDQVGFPTGQRRDVTL, from the coding sequence ATGACCGACTATATCGAACGCGTGACCGCCACCCCGGCGGCGCTCGACCTGCTCGCGCAGATCGAAAAACGCCACGGCAAGGTGATGTTTCACCAGTCTGGTGGCTGCTGCGATGGTTCCTCGCCCATGTGCTACCCCGTCGGCGAGTTCCAGATTGGCGACCGCGACATCAAGATGGGAGTCATCGGTGGCGCACCCTTCTACATGTCGCCTAGCCAGTTCGAATACTGGCAGCATACCCAACTCATCATCGACGCCATACCTGGCCGGGGCGGCATGTTCAGCCTCGACAACGGCACTGAGCGCCGCTTTCTGACCCGCTCCCGGGTCTTCACCGATGAGGAACATGCGCGACGCATGCCGATCGGGGTGTCAAGCGACGGCTTGCCCGACCAGGTCGGCTTCCCGACCGGGCAGCGGCGCGACGTTACACTATGA
- a CDS encoding cold-shock protein codes for MATITGTVKFFNTTKGFGFISPEDGGKDAFVHISAVQRSGLQGLYENDKVTYELETGRDGKVSATNLTLL; via the coding sequence ATGGCGACCATCACTGGCACCGTTAAGTTCTTCAACACCACCAAGGGCTTCGGCTTCATTTCCCCCGAAGATGGTGGCAAGGACGCATTCGTTCACATCTCCGCCGTTCAGCGTTCGGGCCTGCAGGGCCTGTATGAGAACGACAAGGTGACCTACGAGCTCGAAACCGGCCGTGACGGCAAGGTTTCGGCCACGAACCTGACCCTGCTCTAG
- a CDS encoding sigma-54-dependent Fis family transcriptional regulator yields the protein MNIASEVALAAAREKFFSGHTLPDGLVPAPILRSWQRCADQGLDAGSSIHAEPMTAAELRALHEQNETLRLLSRSELVSLRIEAKLTDSVVILTDAKGLVLDTAGSPEFAGQAAAVSLRPGVRWAEDSTGTNAIGTALAERRAIEVHGGEHFFVPHGILHCAASPIFDPYGKLAGVLDMSGHASAQHTHAMGLIRLAVEQIEHRFFSGRFDDMTVVRFHRNADLVGTAREGILVFNGDQLVAGNRRALHFAGLDRKALRKATREEIFEASGLGSGSGELRGRNGERYFASLSQPRATVPRVTGTLPRQVSPAKSGPVFTRQTLADLARAIRLVNAEVPLLITGETGAGKEVFARHLAGLTSRAGKPFIAINCAALPESLIESELFGYEAGAFTGARKSGAKGLVQQAEGGILFLDEIGDMPLLLQSRLLRVLQDKEVAPLGGGTPHKTDFMPICATNRDLKAMVEAGTFRADLYFRVAQYTIALPSLSELPDREAVVANLWSRYAPANSGPLPQAVLANLAARRWPGNFRELAGTLRALAALAEPGIPIALADLPQDPTSASPSPIIYQGDLGSITEATMRRAVSQHQGNISAAARALNIDRSTLYRRLVWKQSDTH from the coding sequence ATGAACATTGCATCCGAAGTGGCGCTGGCCGCTGCCCGAGAAAAATTCTTCTCGGGACATACGTTGCCCGACGGACTCGTTCCGGCGCCCATCCTGCGCTCGTGGCAGCGCTGTGCCGATCAGGGTCTCGATGCCGGCAGTTCCATCCATGCCGAACCGATGACCGCTGCCGAGCTTCGCGCCCTGCACGAACAGAACGAAACCCTCCGCCTGCTGTCTCGCTCCGAACTGGTCTCTTTGCGCATCGAAGCCAAGCTGACCGACAGCGTCGTCATCCTCACCGACGCAAAGGGCCTTGTCCTCGATACGGCCGGCAGCCCCGAATTCGCCGGCCAGGCCGCAGCCGTATCTCTCCGGCCTGGCGTTCGGTGGGCGGAAGACTCCACCGGCACCAATGCCATCGGCACGGCTCTCGCCGAACGCCGGGCCATCGAAGTGCATGGCGGTGAACACTTCTTCGTCCCCCACGGCATCCTTCACTGCGCCGCCAGCCCAATTTTCGATCCTTACGGCAAGCTGGCCGGCGTGCTCGACATGTCTGGCCATGCCTCCGCGCAACACACCCACGCCATGGGACTTATTCGCCTTGCCGTCGAACAGATTGAGCACCGCTTCTTCTCGGGTCGCTTCGACGACATGACCGTGGTCCGCTTCCATCGCAATGCCGATCTGGTTGGCACGGCGCGCGAAGGTATTCTCGTCTTCAACGGTGACCAGTTGGTCGCAGGCAACCGGCGGGCTCTGCATTTTGCCGGTCTTGACCGCAAGGCTTTGCGCAAAGCCACGCGCGAGGAAATCTTCGAAGCGTCCGGCCTCGGCAGTGGTAGCGGCGAATTGCGCGGCCGCAATGGCGAGCGCTATTTCGCGAGCTTGTCGCAACCCCGCGCAACCGTCCCTCGCGTAACCGGCACCCTGCCGCGCCAGGTCAGCCCGGCGAAGTCAGGTCCGGTCTTCACGCGACAAACCCTGGCCGATCTCGCCAGGGCCATCCGGCTTGTCAACGCCGAGGTCCCCCTGCTGATTACTGGCGAAACTGGCGCCGGCAAAGAGGTCTTCGCACGACACCTGGCCGGTCTGACATCCCGGGCAGGCAAGCCCTTCATCGCCATCAATTGCGCTGCCCTGCCGGAAAGTCTGATCGAGTCCGAGCTCTTCGGCTACGAGGCCGGCGCGTTTACCGGCGCTCGCAAGTCTGGCGCCAAGGGCCTGGTGCAGCAGGCAGAAGGCGGCATTCTCTTCCTCGACGAGATCGGCGACATGCCGCTGCTGCTCCAGTCGCGCCTGCTCCGCGTCTTGCAGGACAAGGAAGTCGCGCCTCTCGGCGGTGGTACGCCGCACAAGACAGACTTCATGCCGATCTGTGCGACCAATCGCGACCTTAAGGCGATGGTGGAGGCTGGCACCTTCCGGGCCGACCTCTACTTCCGCGTCGCGCAATACACCATCGCGCTGCCCAGCCTGTCCGAGTTGCCGGATCGGGAGGCGGTTGTTGCCAACCTCTGGTCCCGTTACGCGCCCGCCAATAGCGGACCGCTGCCTCAAGCCGTCCTCGCCAATCTCGCCGCCCGTCGCTGGCCGGGCAATTTCCGTGAGCTCGCGGGCACCCTCCGCGCGCTCGCCGCGCTTGCAGAACCGGGCATCCCGATCGCCCTGGCGGACCTGCCGCAGGACCCCACGAGCGCCTCGCCCAGCCCGATAATCTATCAAGGCGACCTCGGCTCCATCACAGAAGCCACTATGCGACGCGCCGTTAGCCAGCATCAGGGCAACATCTCTGCCGCGGCGCGCGCCCTGAACATCGATCGCTCCACGCTCTACCGCCGACTGGTCTGGAAGCAATCGGACACCCACTGA